The genomic DNA AAGAGCCCGTTTTAGTaaatttgtttttgaattttaaagGTAAGGAGATGATCGTAAAATTCACGAGGATGCTTTAAACAAATAGTAAACTTTGGGATGTGATATGAAATTATTCGTCCTGTGCAATCGCTTCCGCTCGTCTCAAATCGCGCTGCGTTCTTCCCCAATTCATCCATTTCAATTCCGCACCAGAAAAATGCCGTCTCTAGTTTTTTCCCCCGCCGCCGTCTCAATCCCTCGCTTCCCCGTCCTCACTTCGACCCTTTCCTCCACCCGATTCCTCTCCGGCGCCCACCAACTCTCCGTCCTCCAACCCCTCCGCGGCCGCAGAGAGCTCGTGATCCGCATGGGCGGCGGGCCACGGACGTACCCTGGCGGCGTATCCAAGTGGCAGTGGAAACGGATGCAGGCCAACAAAGCGAAGCAGCTCCTCAAGGCTCGCCTTTGCCGCGAGCGGCAGCTCTACGAGATGCGCAAGCGGGCGGAGCTACGTGCCGCCGCCTCCGAGCTCGAGCGCCCCTGGGAGGTCGTCGAGCGCGCCCCAAATCTCTTTTCCGTCTCCGCCGATGACCAACTCCGGGCCCTCGCCGACCGGTTCCAGCGCCCCGGCAGCTTCGACATGTGGAACGACCGGGACGGGCCGCAGGTGTTCCGCTCGCCCGTCGACGGGCTGCCGTCGGCCAGGTTCTTCCCCGAGGGCGCCGTGCACAGCGTGAAGCCCTACGGCGTCCCAGCGGGGCCGAGCGAGGACGGAGAAACGGATGATTGGATTCCCAGCGGCGGAAGCGGAAGGAGTAGGAGGAGATCAAGAAGATCATTGGATTCACATGAAGATGAATCTACCGACGTCGCAGTGAAGAATCTGAACGACGAGACGCATAAAAATATGACCTTTACATCAAAGAACTCACGACCTCTGACGAATTTCAACACTCCAGATAAAATTGCAAGGAAAGATTGGAAGATTTCTTTGAGAGAAGGTGGTGCCAGGGATTCCAGAAAAAAAATGGCGGCTTCTGATACGAAGCAAAGATTTGGTTGGAAAGAATTCGATGAAACTAACGACAACCTGAAGAACTTGAAATTGGAGACCGGAGAAGCTAATTCTGTGAGGAAGAAAATGAGTTCAAGGAACCATGGCAACAGCAGGAGCCAAGGATTTAGGACTCGGCATAGTTCTAATGTAGTTGAAAACACTGCTTTTCAGAGATTAAAAATGGATAGAATGGGGAGCTACAGCAAGCACAGCAACACTAGGTTCAAGGTGGGGAGAAGAACATTGCGACCGACCACCGAATTGTTCGACGGGGAAAGTAGCGATCGGAGGGAGAATTCCATGCGAGGAGGAGATGATGGCTTCAGGAGGAACTTAGATATTTGAGTCTGGCTTGTAGAACAACTTGGTTATGGATAGTGACTATTGCAATTCTTTAAACCTTTGAAACATGAATCCTCAGGAATTGCTTGGTTGTATGTGATTATAACATGAATGTATTGCAATTGTGCATCAGGATGGACTTAAACTTAGCACTTTCACTGATGCTTCTTGTCTTGGTTATTTCATTAGACATCGAATGTTTCTTTTGTCTTAGAGCCAAGACTGTCTTAGTTTTAGTTAGtgaaagaaatgaaaaataaacatGGTTCATACACACCAAAGAGATGGGTTGAGTTGATCATGTCGGATAAGTTAAACATATCGAGCAAACTAGGCAAATGAGCTATGCAAATCGATAAATTTGGTTCATCAGGACAGGTAGGGCAAGCTAAACAATTTGATTACCGAAATGAGCCAGGTGAGTTAAACAAAGTCAATTAGGTGCTTAGATCAAACTAGCAAGGGAACCATGTGAGTCCAACGCACGGATGAACCAAGGTCAATTTGGATGAAAGAATCAGAAGAATACCAAAGAATAAAATATtctaaatgaaaaatataaattccacTTAACATTGTATTCCTTATTCGAATCAAATACTGTATCCTATGAGATTTAGTCATTGATTCCTACATTCAAAGATTAAGCTCTACTGAGTTGTTTTAAATGTAAACAATCAGCATAACTTGGTATGTCTA from Zingiber officinale cultivar Zhangliang chromosome 4A, Zo_v1.1, whole genome shotgun sequence includes the following:
- the LOC121970242 gene encoding probable DEAD-box ATP-dependent RNA helicase 48, whose protein sequence is MPSLVFSPAAVSIPRFPVLTSTLSSTRFLSGAHQLSVLQPLRGRRELVIRMGGGPRTYPGGVSKWQWKRMQANKAKQLLKARLCRERQLYEMRKRAELRAAASELERPWEVVERAPNLFSVSADDQLRALADRFQRPGSFDMWNDRDGPQVFRSPVDGLPSARFFPEGAVHSVKPYGVPAGPSEDGETDDWIPSGGSGRSRRRSRRSLDSHEDESTDVAVKNLNDETHKNMTFTSKNSRPLTNFNTPDKIARKDWKISLREGGARDSRKKMAASDTKQRFGWKEFDETNDNLKNLKLETGEANSVRKKMSSRNHGNSRSQGFRTRHSSNVVENTAFQRLKMDRMGSYSKHSNTRFKVGRRTLRPTTELFDGESSDRRENSMRGGDDGFRRNLDI